From a single Pseudomonas cremoricolorata genomic region:
- a CDS encoding HlyD family secretion protein, with protein sequence MKDTRKTLIIASVLAVAVLAALVGPWLLGSDRRQSTNDAYISADYTVVAPKVAGFIKDVRVEDNQAVEAGQLLATLDDRDYQTALDAAQARQLVAKAQRDNAQATLERQSAVIAQAQAALQAAKAEDAFAEHEVGRYQRLAAQGAGTVQNAQQARSRVEQARAHRADADAALLAARKQVEVLKAQLAGADGQLKQAEAGVAKARLDLSYTRISAPVAGMVGERAVRAGAYVSPGTRLLSVVPLEQAFVIGNFLETQLTHVQPGQPVQIRVDSFAGHTLRGRVQSIAPATGVTFAAVKPDNATGNFTKVVQRIPVKIVFDADQPALQRLRVGMSVEASIDTGDDALGRREVSAR encoded by the coding sequence ATGAAAGACACGCGCAAGACCCTGATCATCGCCAGCGTACTGGCCGTGGCCGTACTGGCGGCCCTGGTCGGCCCCTGGCTGCTGGGCAGCGACCGCCGCCAAAGCACCAACGATGCTTATATCAGTGCCGACTACACGGTGGTCGCGCCGAAGGTGGCTGGATTCATCAAGGACGTTCGCGTCGAGGACAACCAGGCGGTCGAGGCCGGGCAGTTGCTCGCCACCCTGGATGACCGCGACTACCAGACCGCCCTCGACGCCGCCCAGGCCCGGCAACTGGTGGCCAAGGCTCAGCGCGACAACGCCCAGGCCACCCTCGAGCGGCAGAGCGCGGTGATCGCCCAGGCCCAGGCAGCGCTGCAGGCGGCCAAAGCCGAAGACGCCTTCGCCGAGCACGAAGTCGGCCGTTACCAGCGCCTGGCTGCGCAGGGTGCCGGCACCGTGCAGAACGCCCAGCAGGCGCGCAGCCGGGTCGAGCAGGCCCGGGCGCACCGCGCCGATGCCGACGCCGCGCTGCTGGCTGCACGCAAGCAGGTCGAGGTGCTCAAGGCGCAGTTGGCGGGTGCCGATGGTCAGCTCAAGCAGGCAGAAGCGGGCGTTGCCAAGGCACGCCTCGATCTGTCGTACACACGTATCAGCGCGCCGGTTGCCGGCATGGTCGGCGAGCGTGCAGTGCGCGCCGGCGCGTATGTCAGCCCCGGTACCCGCTTGCTGTCGGTGGTGCCGCTGGAGCAGGCCTTCGTGATCGGCAACTTCCTGGAAACCCAGTTGACCCATGTGCAGCCCGGCCAGCCGGTACAGATTCGCGTCGACAGCTTCGCCGGACACACCTTGCGCGGCCGTGTGCAGAGCATTGCCCCGGCCACCGGCGTGACCTTCGCCGCGGTCAAGCCGGACAACGCCACCGGCAACTTCACCAAGGTGGTGCAGCGGATTCCAGTGAAGATCGTCTTCGATGCCGACCAGCCCGCCTTGCAGCGTCTGCGCGTAGGGATGTCGGTGGAGGCATCGATCGACACCGGCGATGACGCCCTGGGCCGGCGCGAGGTCAGTGCGCGATGA
- a CDS encoding DUF1656 domain-containing protein, whose translation MPREIAFHGLYMPSMTLMFLLAAGLAWGLDRFIASVDGYRFFWHPALLRLSLFVCLFGALALTIYG comes from the coding sequence ATCGCCTTCCACGGCCTGTACATGCCCAGCATGACCTTGATGTTCCTGCTCGCTGCGGGCCTGGCCTGGGGGCTGGATCGCTTCATCGCCAGCGTCGACGGCTACCGCTTCTTCTGGCACCCGGCGCTGTTGCGTCTGTCGCTGTTCGTCTGTCTGTTCGGCGCCCTGGCGCTGACCATTTACGGGTAA
- a CDS encoding MFS transporter — MSQPSPTYAAAGPAPVAAPAQAAFGARVVVGLFGVLLAVLCAGLNEAVTKLSLADIRGAMGIGADEGAWLLAVYSAAAVSATAVSPWLATTFSLRRFTLCAIGAFALLGLLQPFAPNLHSLMLLRILQGLAAGALPPMLMSVALRFLPPGIKVYGLACYALTATFGPNLATPLAGLWTEYVGWQWAFWQIVAPSLLASACVAWGLPQDPLRLERFAQFNWRGVLLGLPALSCLVLGLSLGDRWGWFDSPLISVLLGGGGLLLVLFLYNEWSEPVPFFDLRMLGRRNLMFALLTLAGVLIVLSGVGSVPSAYLAQIHGYRPAQTSPLMLLVALPQLLALALTAALCNLRAVDCRWVLAAGLGMLVLSCLGSSTLTSQWIRDDFYPFYLLQVFGQPMAVLPLLLLSTNGMSPQQGPFASAWFNTVRGLSVVVAGALLEALGTWRRHAHSTHLVDSLGNAPLLDDHAAGLAQRIHAQALVLTSADLYLVLAGVGLALICLIPIIPTRVYPPRAVT, encoded by the coding sequence ATGTCGCAGCCTTCCCCTACCTATGCCGCCGCTGGCCCCGCGCCCGTGGCGGCACCCGCGCAGGCAGCGTTCGGGGCAAGGGTAGTGGTCGGCTTGTTCGGTGTGTTGCTGGCGGTGTTGTGCGCGGGCCTGAATGAGGCGGTGACCAAACTGTCGCTGGCCGACATCCGCGGCGCCATGGGCATCGGCGCCGACGAAGGGGCCTGGCTGCTGGCGGTGTACAGCGCCGCAGCGGTTTCGGCGACGGCCGTGTCACCGTGGCTGGCGACGACCTTCTCTCTGCGGCGCTTCACCCTCTGCGCGATTGGCGCTTTTGCGCTGCTGGGGCTGCTGCAGCCGTTCGCGCCGAACCTGCACAGCCTGATGCTGCTGCGCATCCTCCAGGGCCTGGCAGCGGGCGCCTTGCCGCCGATGCTGATGAGCGTGGCGCTGCGCTTCCTGCCGCCGGGCATCAAGGTGTATGGCCTGGCCTGCTACGCGCTCACCGCGACCTTCGGGCCGAACCTGGCGACGCCGCTGGCGGGGCTCTGGACCGAATACGTCGGTTGGCAGTGGGCATTCTGGCAGATCGTCGCGCCTTCACTGCTGGCCTCGGCCTGCGTAGCCTGGGGGCTGCCGCAGGATCCGCTGCGCCTGGAGCGTTTCGCCCAGTTCAACTGGCGCGGCGTGCTACTGGGGCTGCCGGCGCTGAGCTGTCTGGTGCTGGGGCTGTCCCTGGGCGATCGCTGGGGCTGGTTCGATTCGCCGCTGATCAGCGTGCTACTGGGCGGCGGCGGTCTGCTGCTGGTGCTGTTCTTGTACAACGAGTGGTCCGAGCCGGTGCCGTTCTTCGACTTGCGCATGCTGGGCCGGCGCAACCTGATGTTCGCCCTGCTGACCTTGGCCGGGGTGTTGATCGTGTTGTCGGGTGTGGGCAGCGTGCCCTCCGCGTACCTCGCCCAGATCCATGGCTATCGCCCGGCGCAGACCAGTCCGCTGATGTTGCTGGTAGCACTGCCGCAGTTGCTGGCCCTGGCGCTGACTGCAGCGCTGTGCAACCTGCGTGCGGTGGATTGTCGCTGGGTGCTGGCAGCCGGTCTGGGCATGCTGGTGCTGTCGTGCCTGGGCAGCAGCACGTTGACCAGCCAATGGATTCGTGACGACTTCTACCCGTTCTACCTGTTGCAGGTGTTCGGCCAACCGATGGCGGTGCTGCCGTTGCTGTTGCTGTCGACCAATGGCATGAGCCCGCAACAGGGTCCGTTCGCCTCGGCCTGGTTCAACACTGTGCGCGGGCTTAGCGTGGTGGTGGCCGGGGCGCTGCTGGAGGCGCTCGGCACCTGGCGCCGGCATGCCCATTCCACCCATCTGGTGGACAGCCTGGGCAACGCACCGCTGCTCGACGATCACGCCGCCGGCCTGGCCCAGCGCATCCACGCCCAGGCCCTGGTGCTGACCTCGGCCGACCTCTACCTGGTGCTGGCCGGCGTCGGCCTTGCGCTGATCTGCCTGATTCCCATCATTCCTACACGGGTGTATCCGCCGCGCGCGGTGACCTGA
- a CDS encoding LysR family transcriptional regulator encodes MPLPDMNLLVALDALLDEGSVVGAAQRMNLSPAAMSRTLGRIREALNDPILVRAGRGLVPTPRALALREQVSQLVEQAGEVFRSGDAVDLPTLERAFNIRTNDLFIALYGAQLLRMMHEQAPRTVVRFVPESGDDDAVLRDGRTDLIISSTIDLGPEIKVQRLFHTQYIGLAREDHPIFDGVISPERFAAYPHISVSRRGRANGPIDVELAPFRVQRRVALITPSFHSAMFSLPDSDLILPMPANILASVRKLGLPLRAFDIPLALERVTVMQAWHPRFHHDPAHRWLRQTLKACCEAQP; translated from the coding sequence ATGCCGCTTCCCGACATGAACCTGCTGGTGGCGCTCGATGCATTGCTTGACGAGGGCAGTGTGGTCGGGGCCGCGCAGCGTATGAACCTGAGCCCGGCGGCGATGAGTCGCACCCTCGGACGCATCCGTGAAGCGTTGAACGACCCGATTCTGGTACGTGCCGGGCGCGGGCTGGTGCCAACGCCCCGCGCGCTGGCGTTGCGTGAACAGGTGAGTCAGCTGGTCGAGCAGGCTGGCGAGGTGTTTCGCAGCGGCGATGCGGTGGACCTGCCCACTCTGGAGCGTGCCTTCAACATCCGCACCAACGACTTGTTCATCGCGCTGTACGGCGCGCAATTGCTGCGCATGATGCACGAGCAGGCGCCGCGCACGGTGGTGCGTTTCGTGCCGGAAAGCGGCGACGACGATGCGGTATTGCGTGATGGACGCACTGATCTGATCATCAGCTCGACCATCGACCTGGGCCCGGAGATCAAGGTGCAGCGGCTGTTCCATACGCAATACATCGGCTTGGCGCGTGAGGATCATCCGATTTTCGACGGGGTCATCAGCCCGGAGCGCTTTGCCGCCTACCCGCACATCAGCGTGTCGCGACGCGGCCGCGCCAATGGCCCGATCGATGTCGAACTGGCGCCGTTTCGCGTGCAACGGCGCGTGGCGCTGATTACCCCAAGTTTTCATTCGGCGATGTTCTCGCTGCCCGATTCCGACCTGATCCTGCCGATGCCGGCGAACATCCTGGCCAGCGTGCGCAAGCTTGGCCTGCCATTACGCGCGTTCGACATTCCGTTGGCGTTAGAGCGGGTCACGGTCATGCAGGCCTGGCACCCGCGTTTTCACCATGACCCCGCTCACCGTTGGCTGCGCCAGACCCTCAAGGCGTGTTGCGAAGCGCAACCCTGA
- a CDS encoding universal stress protein — MPRTVLIAIDASPARTAIVALARRYCRPDEHELHVLLAIDPSFAVHRSPGLFSAEELDQYPAACDEQRQAEQAMAQALQALREAGFTCVGSTEPGQPVEVIVASAQVLDCELIIMGHRHLSRLGRLLDPSVSSKVIDRVQVPVLVAVAEG, encoded by the coding sequence ATGCCCCGCACGGTCCTGATCGCCATCGACGCCTCCCCCGCCCGCACCGCTATCGTTGCCCTGGCGCGGCGTTACTGCAGGCCGGACGAGCATGAGCTGCACGTGCTGCTGGCGATCGACCCCAGCTTTGCCGTACACCGCAGCCCAGGGCTGTTCAGCGCCGAGGAACTCGACCAGTACCCAGCAGCCTGCGACGAACAGCGCCAGGCCGAGCAGGCCATGGCGCAGGCCTTGCAGGCGCTGCGCGAGGCCGGCTTCACCTGCGTGGGCAGCACTGAGCCGGGTCAACCCGTGGAGGTGATCGTGGCCAGCGCCCAGGTGCTGGACTGCGAGCTGATCATCATGGGCCACCGCCATCTGTCACGCCTGGGCCGGCTGCTCGACCCGTCGGTGAGCAGCAAGGTCATCGACCGGGTGCAGGTGCCGGTGCTGGTGGCGGTCGCCGAAGGCTGA
- a CDS encoding efflux transporter outer membrane subunit, with translation MKAMTRCSPLLLAMALAGCSLGPDFHTPASTAPAQWAQPKGDAAASRAEAEPLQLRWWDSFHDPRLSALIEQVAARNLDLQMASARMLQSRALRSTVAAEQAPNVRADAGYSRARNSAEGLNDPSGNAGKAAYNLWQGDLAAGWELDLWGRVRRQVEAADASVQVAENDRRGVLLSLLADTASDYIQLRAVQRTLSVTEDNLKLARHSLRLSRGRQAEGVATRLDVAQASAQVASIEARLPDLQARRDELINALSLLAAEPPGSLHRQLLAPWAQPEPRQHLGIGLPSELAARRPDIRQAEARLHAATASIGMAQADFYPRITLSGSVGFQALQLSDLGSWGARRFAFGPQLSLPLFEGGRLRGTLHLRQAQQQEAALNYRKVVLGAWHEIDDQLRRYNASQVRREHLAEAVEENRIALRTAQQQYVEGTVDFLNVLSVQSALLASEEQSIDSQAAVAQALVGLYKALGGGWQAFEAEQGAMPASRSQRPQQAEALAQGPVEQAPRH, from the coding sequence ATGAAGGCGATGACGCGATGCAGCCCGCTGCTGCTGGCCATGGCGCTGGCCGGTTGCAGCCTGGGACCGGACTTTCACACGCCTGCGAGCACTGCCCCGGCGCAGTGGGCACAGCCCAAGGGCGATGCGGCGGCGAGTCGGGCCGAGGCCGAGCCGCTGCAGTTGCGCTGGTGGGACAGTTTCCACGACCCGCGGCTGAGCGCCCTTATCGAGCAGGTTGCGGCGCGTAACCTCGACCTGCAGATGGCCAGCGCGCGCATGCTGCAAAGCCGCGCGCTGCGCAGCACGGTGGCCGCCGAGCAGGCGCCGAACGTACGTGCCGATGCCGGTTACAGCCGCGCGCGCAACAGTGCCGAAGGCCTCAACGACCCCTCCGGCAATGCCGGCAAGGCCGCCTACAACCTGTGGCAGGGCGACTTGGCTGCAGGCTGGGAACTCGACCTCTGGGGCCGGGTACGGCGCCAGGTCGAGGCCGCTGACGCCAGCGTGCAGGTGGCCGAGAATGATCGCCGCGGCGTGCTGTTGAGCCTGCTGGCCGACACCGCCAGCGACTACATTCAACTGCGCGCGGTGCAGCGCACCTTGAGCGTTACCGAAGACAACCTGAAGCTGGCCCGGCACAGCCTGCGCTTGTCCCGTGGGCGCCAGGCAGAGGGCGTGGCCACGCGCCTGGATGTTGCCCAGGCCAGTGCCCAGGTCGCCTCCATCGAAGCCCGGCTGCCTGACCTGCAAGCGCGCCGCGACGAACTGATCAATGCGCTGAGCCTGCTCGCTGCCGAGCCGCCGGGCAGCCTGCACCGACAACTGCTGGCCCCCTGGGCACAACCTGAGCCACGCCAGCACCTGGGCATCGGCCTGCCATCGGAGTTGGCTGCGCGGCGTCCGGATATCCGCCAGGCCGAGGCGCGCCTGCATGCGGCGACTGCCAGTATCGGCATGGCCCAGGCCGATTTCTATCCGCGCATCACGCTGTCGGGCAGCGTCGGTTTCCAGGCCCTGCAACTGTCGGACTTGGGCAGTTGGGGGGCGCGACGCTTCGCCTTCGGACCGCAGCTTTCGCTGCCGTTGTTCGAAGGCGGGCGCTTGCGCGGCACGTTGCACCTGCGCCAAGCGCAGCAGCAGGAAGCGGCGCTCAACTACCGCAAGGTGGTGCTCGGCGCCTGGCACGAAATCGACGATCAACTGCGCCGCTACAACGCCAGCCAGGTGCGCCGCGAGCACCTCGCCGAGGCGGTGGAGGAAAACCGCATCGCCCTGCGCACTGCGCAGCAACAGTACGTCGAAGGGACGGTGGATTTTCTCAACGTGCTCAGCGTGCAGAGCGCGCTGCTGGCAAGCGAGGAGCAGTCGATCGATAGCCAGGCCGCAGTCGCGCAGGCTTTGGTAGGGCTGTACAAGGCGCTGGGTGGTGGCTGGCAGGCTTTCGAGGCCGAGCAGGGGGCCATGCCTGCGTCGCGGTCACAGCGGCCGCAGCAGGCCGAAGCGCTTGCGCAAGGCCCAGTCGAGCAGGCGCCGCGGCACTAG
- a CDS encoding efflux RND transporter periplasmic adaptor subunit — translation MKKFFSLIATLLVLTAAVFIGRQLWLDYMTTPWTRDGRVRADIINVAADSPGYVVDVPVRDNQRVRKGELLMQIDPAHYQVAVEQAKALVAARKAAWQMRQVNARRRADLDNLVISAESRDDARDIASTAQAEYQQAQAQLAAAELNLARTRIVASVDGYVTNLNVHRGDYARTGEPLMAVVDAQSFWVYGYFEETKLPHVRVGDPAELQMMSGERLQGHVESIARGIYDRDNPQSRELVADVNPTFNWVRLAQRVPVRIQIDAVPEGFLLAAGTTCTVVVRPRDS, via the coding sequence ATGAAAAAGTTCTTCAGCCTGATCGCCACCTTGCTCGTGCTCACCGCGGCGGTGTTCATCGGTCGCCAGCTGTGGCTCGACTACATGACCACGCCCTGGACCCGAGACGGCCGGGTACGCGCCGACATCATCAACGTCGCCGCCGATTCGCCCGGCTATGTGGTCGATGTGCCGGTGCGCGACAACCAGCGGGTGCGCAAGGGCGAGCTGCTGATGCAGATCGATCCGGCGCACTACCAAGTGGCGGTGGAGCAGGCCAAGGCACTGGTGGCGGCGCGCAAGGCCGCCTGGCAGATGCGCCAGGTCAACGCCCGGCGCCGCGCCGACCTGGACAACCTGGTGATCTCGGCCGAGAGCCGCGACGACGCCCGCGATATCGCCAGCACCGCCCAGGCCGAATACCAGCAGGCCCAGGCGCAGTTGGCGGCGGCCGAGCTGAACCTGGCGCGCACACGCATCGTCGCCAGCGTCGACGGCTACGTGACCAACCTCAACGTGCACCGCGGCGACTACGCGCGCACCGGCGAGCCCTTGATGGCGGTGGTCGATGCGCAGTCATTCTGGGTGTATGGCTATTTCGAGGAAACCAAGCTGCCGCACGTGCGCGTGGGCGATCCGGCCGAGTTGCAGATGATGAGCGGCGAGCGTTTGCAAGGCCACGTCGAAAGCATCGCCCGCGGCATCTACGACCGCGACAACCCGCAAAGCCGCGAGCTGGTGGCCGACGTCAACCCGACCTTCAACTGGGTGCGTCTGGCCCAGCGGGTGCCGGTGCGGATTCAGATCGATGCCGTGCCGGAGGGTTTTCTGCTTGCCGCAGGGACGACCTGTACCGTGGTGGTACGCCCCCGCGACAGTTGA
- a CDS encoding SDR family oxidoreductase gives MPNVLITGCSSGIGRALADTFRDAGYEVWATARKAEDVERLGEAGFTARKLDVNDRQALAQLAEELQAHSGQLDLLINNAGYGAMGPVLDAGAEGLRQQFDTNVFAVVEVTRALFPLLRQAKGTVINIGSVSGVLVTPFAGVYCASKAAVHALSDALRLELAPFDIAVMQVQPGAIASQFAAHAQRGAEEVLRAESAWWPLREQVRARARASQDRPTSASVFAQGVLAAARRRPLPAVVRLGNGSTALPLLARLVPRRLLDWALRKRFGLLRPL, from the coding sequence ATGCCCAACGTGCTCATCACCGGCTGCTCCAGCGGCATCGGCCGCGCCTTGGCCGATACCTTTCGCGATGCCGGCTACGAGGTATGGGCGACTGCTCGCAAAGCCGAAGATGTCGAGCGCTTGGGTGAAGCCGGCTTCACCGCACGAAAGCTGGACGTCAATGACCGCCAGGCGCTGGCGCAGCTGGCCGAGGAACTGCAAGCCCACAGCGGCCAGCTCGACCTGCTGATCAACAACGCAGGCTATGGTGCCATGGGACCGGTGCTCGACGCCGGCGCCGAAGGCCTGCGTCAGCAGTTCGACACCAACGTGTTCGCCGTGGTCGAGGTCACCCGCGCCCTGTTCCCCTTGCTGCGCCAGGCCAAGGGCACGGTCATCAACATCGGCAGTGTGTCGGGTGTGTTGGTGACCCCGTTCGCAGGCGTGTACTGCGCGTCCAAAGCCGCCGTGCATGCCTTGAGCGATGCGCTGCGCCTGGAACTGGCGCCGTTCGACATCGCGGTAATGCAGGTGCAACCAGGCGCCATCGCCTCGCAGTTCGCCGCACACGCCCAGCGCGGCGCCGAAGAGGTGTTGCGGGCTGAATCGGCCTGGTGGCCGCTGCGTGAACAGGTTCGTGCCCGCGCCCGCGCCTCGCAAGACCGCCCCACCTCAGCGTCAGTGTTCGCTCAAGGCGTGCTGGCCGCTGCCCGCCGTCGCCCACTGCCAGCCGTGGTGCGCCTGGGCAATGGCAGCACCGCCCTGCCCTTGCTCGCCCGGCTAGTGCCGCGGCGCCTGCTCGACTGGGCCTTGCGCAAGCGCTTCGGCCTGCTGCGGCCGCTGTGA